The following coding sequences lie in one Cryptococcus tetragattii IND107 chromosome 7, whole genome shotgun sequence genomic window:
- a CDS encoding mitochondrial 54S ribosomal protein uL6m, with protein MTARPVVSLSRQIHSSAARRSQVGKVPIPVPPSVALTLPASSVPPHVHPSSPEAHRVFTVSGPLGSTTLPISPSIILTPPTPSSSSLTISVHDPAVKTQRSLWGLTRTLISNAITGVSAGFNLEVKLVGVGYRAAIEPIPQVFMDLAKQTSSLPTDALPRERLNIKLGFAHPVLIDIPPQIKVTGIFVGGETIRLKEVKKK; from the exons ATGACCGCCAGGCCAGTTGTCTCCTTATCACGCCAGATCCACTCCTCCGCGGCCCGCAGGTCCCAGGTTGGCAAGGTCCCCATCCCTGTCCCGCCTTCAGTCGCCCTTACTCTTCCTGCCTCTTCTGTCCCCCCTCATGTCCATCCCAGCTCCCCCGAAGCGCATCGCGTCTTCACTGTGTCCGGCCCCTTAGGATCTACTACACTGCCTATATCTCCATCAATTATTCTTACCCCACCCAccccctcatcatcttctcttacTATTTCTGTTCACGATCCAGCCGTCAAAACTCAACGGAGCCTTTGGGGTCTTACACGTACGCTCATTAGTAACGCCATTACGGGTGTCTCAGCTGGCTTTAATCTTGAAGTCAAGCTGGTGGGTGTTGGTTATCGAGCGGCTATTGAGCCTATTCCTCAAGTCTTTATGGACTTAGCTAAACAGACATCTTCTCTACCGACGGATGCTCTCCCTCGCGAGCGTCTTAATATCAAACTGGGCTTTGCCCATCCCGTCCTTATCGATATACCTCCCCAAATCAAAGTCACA GGTATCTTTGTGGGCGGCGAAACCATCCGACTCaaagaggtcaagaaaAAGTAG